In the Lascolabacillus massiliensis genome, one interval contains:
- a CDS encoding superoxide dismutase, with the protein MKFEKVALPYATDALEPVISKQTVELHYGKHHQAYVDNLNKLVVGTKFENSDLETVVKESDGAIFNNAGQILNHNLYFTSFKKDGGGEPKGKLADAINEQFGSFEKFKEEFNAAGVSVFGSGWVWLAKDSSGKLSIEKESNAGNPITKGLTPILGFDVWEHSYYLDYQNRRADHLKEVWKIVDWDVVSARY; encoded by the coding sequence ATGAAATTTGAGAAAGTAGCATTACCTTATGCAACCGATGCTTTAGAGCCGGTTATCAGTAAGCAAACAGTGGAACTCCACTATGGTAAACATCATCAGGCCTACGTAGATAATTTAAATAAACTTGTTGTAGGCACTAAGTTTGAGAACTCAGATCTTGAAACAGTTGTAAAGGAGAGTGATGGAGCAATCTTTAATAATGCTGGTCAAATTCTGAATCATAACCTTTACTTCACATCATTCAAAAAAGATGGAGGTGGTGAGCCAAAAGGCAAATTAGCTGATGCTATTAATGAGCAATTCGGATCATTCGAAAAATTTAAAGAAGAGTTTAATGCTGCCGGAGTTTCCGTATTTGGTTCAGGCTGGGTATGGCTGGCGAAAGACTCAAGCGGTAAACTTTCCATAGAAAAGGAGAGCAATGCCGGCAATCCTATTACAAAAGGTTTAACACCAATATTAGGTTTTGATGTATGGGAACACTCCTATTATCTTGACTATCAAAATCGCCGTGCTGACCATCTGAAGGAAGTGTGGAAAATTGTAGATTGGGACGTTGTAAGTGCACGTTATTAA
- a CDS encoding 3-keto-disaccharide hydrolase produces MAIMTFTSACTSEGKHNTLTQEEINDGWELLFDGTTLNGWRDYNGESLTAPWFAEDGMIQAKGEGADEHGYIVTEKIYENFELVWDWKIAEGGNSGVLYHVVENPKFAVPYITGPEYQLIDDEGFPEPLEDWQKTAADYAMYTTDPAKLKTKPAGEWNTSKIVFDNGHVEHWLNGEKVIEFEAWTEDWFARKNSGKWENAPEYGLARKGVICLQDHGSAAWFRNVKIKKLPRKTKEVNLFNGVDLQGWEVYGTEKWYVEDGLLVCESGPDKQYGYLATREYYDDFDLSVEFKQEADGNSGVFIRSFIEPGAIVNGWQVEVAPKGHDTGGIYESYGRGWLVQIPDEKEEILKVGDWNTLRIIVKGDNVKTYLNGEEMVDLYDEKIGAAQGRIALQIHDGGGIKVLWRNLILQTL; encoded by the coding sequence ATGGCGATTATGACATTTACATCAGCCTGCACGAGTGAAGGTAAACATAACACCCTTACTCAGGAGGAAATTAATGACGGATGGGAGTTGCTTTTTGACGGCACTACACTCAACGGTTGGCGCGACTACAACGGTGAATCTCTTACTGCCCCATGGTTTGCCGAAGATGGTATGATTCAGGCAAAAGGAGAAGGTGCAGATGAACATGGTTATATTGTAACCGAAAAGATTTACGAGAACTTTGAGCTGGTTTGGGACTGGAAAATTGCAGAGGGTGGCAATAGTGGTGTTCTTTATCATGTTGTAGAGAATCCTAAATTTGCAGTTCCTTATATAACCGGACCTGAATATCAGTTGATTGATGATGAAGGATTTCCGGAACCGCTTGAGGATTGGCAAAAAACTGCTGCTGACTATGCCATGTATACCACTGATCCTGCAAAGTTAAAAACAAAGCCTGCAGGCGAATGGAATACATCAAAGATTGTTTTTGACAATGGGCATGTAGAACATTGGCTTAACGGAGAAAAGGTTATTGAGTTTGAAGCGTGGACTGAAGATTGGTTTGCCCGTAAAAACAGTGGTAAATGGGAAAATGCCCCAGAGTATGGTTTGGCAAGAAAAGGTGTTATCTGCTTACAGGACCATGGTTCCGCAGCATGGTTCCGTAATGTGAAGATTAAAAAGCTTCCACGCAAAACCAAAGAGGTTAATCTTTTCAACGGAGTAGATCTTCAGGGATGGGAAGTTTATGGTACCGAGAAATGGTATGTAGAAGATGGTCTACTGGTGTGCGAAAGCGGTCCGGACAAACAATATGGCTATCTTGCAACACGTGAATATTACGATGATTTTGACCTTAGCGTAGAGTTCAAACAGGAAGCAGATGGAAATTCAGGTGTTTTCATTCGTTCATTTATTGAGCCGGGTGCTATTGTAAACGGATGGCAGGTAGAGGTTGCTCCAAAAGGACATGACACAGGAGGTATTTATGAATCTTATGGACGTGGATGGCTTGTACAGATCCCGGACGAAAAAGAGGAGATACTTAAAGTGGGCGATTGGAACACGTTGCGTATTATTGTTAAAGGTGACAATGTGAAGACATATCTTAACGGTGAGGAGATGGTTGACCTTTATGACGAAAAGATTGGTGCTGCTCAGGGCCGTATCGCTTTACAGATTCATGATGGAGGTGGCATAAAAGTTCTTTGGAGAAATCTGATTTTACAGACACTCTAA
- a CDS encoding bifunctional riboflavin kinase/FAD synthetase: MERIDLTGKSIVGGSFVGTIGFFDGVHLGHRYLLNQVKEEAKRLNLPSAVVTFPVHPRKVLQKDYQPALLCRYEEKIEQLQTTGIDYCITLPFTTDIAEMTAQEFMQQVLKQDIGIHTLIVGYDHRFGHNREDGFQEYVKYGNELGMNVIEARELQIDGENVSSTKIRRLLKNGEIEKANSLLTYNYTLSGKIVEGYRVGRTIGFPTANIKSWERYKVIPKLGVYAVLVHIRDIIYEGMLYIGTRPTLHDDPEISVEVNIFNFNADLYDQSLTVEFIDFIREDKKFDRMEELIDQIHNDKSLVLQRLKNM, translated from the coding sequence TTGGAACGAATTGATCTTACAGGAAAGAGTATAGTTGGAGGCTCATTCGTGGGCACGATTGGCTTTTTTGACGGTGTTCACTTAGGTCACAGATATCTGTTAAATCAGGTGAAAGAGGAGGCAAAACGTCTTAATTTGCCCTCAGCCGTTGTTACCTTCCCTGTTCATCCTCGAAAAGTACTTCAGAAAGATTATCAGCCAGCACTGCTTTGCAGATATGAAGAAAAAATTGAGCAATTACAAACTACAGGTATTGATTATTGCATTACTCTTCCCTTTACTACTGATATTGCAGAGATGACTGCTCAGGAGTTTATGCAGCAGGTGCTAAAACAGGATATTGGAATTCATACATTAATAGTTGGATACGACCACCGATTTGGACATAACCGTGAAGATGGATTTCAGGAGTATGTGAAATATGGCAATGAGCTGGGAATGAATGTAATAGAGGCCAGGGAGCTTCAGATTGATGGTGAGAATGTTAGTTCAACTAAGATAAGGCGACTGCTCAAGAATGGCGAAATAGAGAAGGCAAATAGTCTGCTGACATACAATTATACACTCTCCGGAAAGATTGTTGAGGGCTACCGCGTTGGACGTACAATTGGCTTCCCCACTGCAAATATAAAATCTTGGGAGAGATATAAAGTGATACCAAAACTTGGGGTATATGCTGTATTGGTTCACATTCGTGACATAATTTATGAAGGTATGCTGTATATAGGCACTCGTCCCACACTACATGACGACCCTGAAATCAGTGTTGAAGTGAATATTTTCAACTTTAATGCCGATCTGTATGATCAGTCGCTTACAGTTGAATTTATAGACTTTATTCGTGAAGATAAAAAATTTGACAGAATGGAAGAGCTGATAGATCAGATACATAATGACAAGAGTCTGGTTCTGCAGCGACTAAAAAACATGTAA
- the rsfS gene encoding ribosome silencing factor, translating into MTEKSLLLKNIIEGIQEKKGKNINTINLKGITGAVCDYFVICEGNSPTQVSALAESVEKIVKEKTNEYPIRVQGKQQSEWIGMDYGDVIVHIFLPELRNYYNIDLLWGDAHSERIPNLD; encoded by the coding sequence ATGACAGAAAAAAGCTTACTACTTAAGAATATTATTGAAGGAATTCAGGAGAAAAAAGGGAAAAACATAAATACTATTAACTTAAAAGGTATTACCGGAGCTGTGTGCGACTATTTTGTGATATGCGAAGGTAACTCACCTACACAGGTATCTGCACTTGCAGAATCTGTTGAGAAAATTGTTAAAGAAAAAACTAATGAATACCCAATCCGGGTTCAGGGTAAGCAGCAATCAGAATGGATAGGAATGGACTATGGAGATGTAATAGTTCATATTTTTCTTCCCGAATTAAGAAATTACTATAATATAGATTTACTTTGGGGCGATGCACATTCTGAGCGCATTCCTAATTTAGATTAA
- the ftsH gene encoding ATP-dependent zinc metalloprotease FtsH has protein sequence MSNTNQDKQKKQPTMRPKLGGSNPKRPFNPYWVYAIVLAILMGMWFFGQDNTVKEITWSEFQEYVSDNRIQSVVIYNNKETAEAVIREESVETVFGESARTGRTPVILVKGPSPDAISEYIDSVKTEKNYDIEVRFDTTSELWGVLLTFLPFVLLIAFWIWMMRRMQGGGGGSGGVFNVGKSKAQLFDRDSSQKVTFKDVAGLSEAKEEVQEIVEFLKSPGNYTNLGGKIPKGALLVGPPGTGKTLLAKAVAGEANVPFFSISGSDFVEMFVGVGASRVRDLFRQAKEKAPCIVFIDEIDAVGRARGKNNNFGSNDERENTLNQLLTEMDGFGSNSGVIILAATNRADVLDKALLRAGRFDRQIYVELPDLNDRKEIFKVHLRPIKIDESVDVEFLSRQTPGFSGADIANVCNEAALIAARNKKKFVQKDDFMNAVDRIVGGLEKKNKIITQDEKRSIAIHEAGHATLSWFLEHANPLVKVTIVPRGKALGAAWYLPEERQITTKEQMLDEMCALLGGRAAEELYIGQISSGAMNDLERVTKQAYAMITYMGMSEKLPNISYYDSSGQEYPFSKPYSDETAKLIDSEVKAMIAEQYDRAKKILTEKSDGHNKLAKILLEREIIYSNDLEHIFGKRPWISRSEEILENNKVDSNEQIPSLKPVGSGENIFIHTESVDREKKAGSSGVDSDSAQLKPKVKGDDVKLPESEETKEISPQSEEKNNAEKKINKDN, from the coding sequence ATGAGCAATACGAATCAAGATAAACAAAAGAAACAACCTACCATGCGTCCTAAGCTTGGTGGCAGTAATCCAAAACGACCTTTCAACCCATACTGGGTATATGCAATTGTTTTGGCAATACTTATGGGTATGTGGTTTTTTGGTCAGGACAACACTGTTAAAGAGATCACATGGTCTGAGTTTCAGGAGTATGTAAGCGATAATCGCATACAAAGTGTGGTTATTTATAATAATAAGGAGACTGCTGAAGCTGTTATCAGGGAGGAGTCGGTTGAGACAGTTTTTGGAGAATCAGCCAGAACAGGCAGAACACCTGTTATATTAGTAAAAGGTCCCTCACCAGATGCTATTTCTGAATATATTGACTCCGTAAAGACAGAAAAAAACTATGATATTGAGGTTCGATTCGATACTACTTCAGAGCTTTGGGGTGTTTTACTCACATTCCTGCCATTTGTATTACTGATTGCATTCTGGATCTGGATGATGAGAAGAATGCAAGGCGGAGGCGGAGGCAGTGGAGGAGTCTTTAATGTAGGTAAGTCTAAAGCACAACTGTTTGACCGTGATTCGAGCCAGAAGGTAACTTTTAAAGATGTTGCCGGACTATCTGAAGCAAAAGAGGAGGTTCAGGAAATTGTAGAGTTTTTAAAGAGTCCCGGGAACTACACCAACCTTGGAGGTAAGATACCTAAAGGAGCACTTCTTGTAGGTCCTCCCGGAACAGGTAAAACCCTTCTCGCAAAAGCAGTTGCCGGCGAAGCCAATGTACCATTCTTTTCTATATCAGGTTCCGATTTTGTAGAGATGTTCGTTGGTGTTGGTGCATCAAGAGTACGTGACCTGTTCAGACAGGCAAAAGAGAAAGCCCCATGTATAGTATTTATTGATGAGATAGATGCTGTAGGTAGAGCCAGAGGCAAGAACAACAATTTCGGATCAAACGATGAACGTGAGAATACACTTAACCAACTTCTTACAGAGATGGATGGTTTCGGATCCAACAGCGGAGTAATAATTCTGGCTGCCACAAACCGCGCTGATGTTTTGGATAAAGCACTGTTACGTGCAGGTAGGTTCGACAGACAGATATATGTGGAACTGCCAGACCTTAACGACCGCAAGGAGATATTTAAAGTACACCTTCGCCCAATTAAAATTGATGAATCAGTAGACGTTGAATTCCTCTCTCGTCAGACTCCCGGTTTCTCCGGCGCTGATATTGCAAATGTTTGCAACGAAGCGGCACTGATTGCGGCACGTAATAAAAAGAAATTCGTTCAGAAAGATGACTTCATGAATGCTGTAGACCGAATAGTAGGCGGTCTGGAAAAGAAAAACAAGATCATCACCCAGGATGAAAAAAGATCAATTGCAATACATGAAGCAGGACATGCAACATTAAGCTGGTTTCTGGAACATGCCAATCCTTTGGTAAAGGTGACAATAGTTCCAAGAGGCAAGGCATTGGGTGCTGCGTGGTATCTGCCTGAAGAGAGACAGATTACAACTAAAGAGCAGATGCTCGATGAGATGTGTGCATTATTGGGTGGTCGTGCAGCAGAAGAATTATACATAGGACAGATATCATCGGGTGCAATGAATGACCTTGAAAGGGTTACAAAACAGGCATATGCAATGATAACCTATATGGGTATGAGTGAAAAACTGCCTAATATCAGCTATTACGACTCATCAGGTCAGGAGTATCCATTCTCTAAACCTTACAGTGATGAAACAGCCAAATTGATAGATTCTGAAGTGAAGGCTATGATTGCTGAGCAGTATGACCGCGCCAAGAAGATACTTACTGAAAAGAGTGATGGTCATAATAAGTTGGCAAAAATATTACTTGAGAGAGAAATTATCTATTCAAACGACCTTGAGCATATTTTCGGAAAAAGACCTTGGATATCTCGTTCAGAGGAGATTCTGGAGAACAATAAAGTTGATTCTAATGAGCAGATTCCATCTTTAAAACCTGTAGGTTCGGGAGAGAATATTTTCATTCACACTGAATCGGTCGACAGAGAAAAGAAAGCCGGGTCGTCAGGGGTTGATAGTGATTCAGCACAACTGAAACCAAAGGTAAAAGGTGATGATGTTAAGCTCCCGGAAAGTGAAGAAACAAAGGAAATTAGTCCACAAAGCGAAGAGAAAAACAATGCAGAAAAAAAGATAAATAAAGATAACTAA